Proteins encoded by one window of Pseudomonas sp. PSKL.D1:
- a CDS encoding GGDEF domain-containing protein has translation MFKTIEDHVRQQVAPAALRAEFRQHEFDVSRRFCQLIFCVSIVVWLVFDLIVSYIGGQGFTWLSGLFLALMGSLTVVLGFTRHSHHFDVLNLLFITVITLGMRLVIEGIPIALRPVWLALGTSTVLYSVSVLPVRRWSFFCAMAITWAMLNPFYDTNIDLDDLEAAMVLSYAIFLSGLVIYSYLRLRQTKLHNYYMSKMLLEQAYVDVLTDIPNRRSFMLKAERQLKAAAPGQYLAMIDIDNFKKVNDRFGHDVGDEVLKRVAVHIRAAMAGQEFARLGGEEFAVIFQGLDQPAAEQQVSDLCQRVREDTGEHPVTISIGLAHINDDDTLTMALIKADQALYEAKHTGKDRYVLWSSRLASES, from the coding sequence ATGTTCAAAACCATCGAAGACCACGTCCGCCAACAGGTCGCCCCCGCCGCCCTGCGCGCCGAGTTCCGCCAGCACGAATTCGACGTCTCGCGCCGCTTTTGCCAGCTGATTTTCTGCGTCAGCATTGTGGTGTGGCTGGTCTTCGACCTGATCGTCAGCTACATCGGCGGCCAAGGCTTCACCTGGCTTTCCGGCCTGTTCCTGGCCTTGATGGGCAGCCTGACCGTGGTGTTGGGCTTCACCCGGCACAGCCACCATTTCGATGTGCTCAACCTGCTGTTCATCACCGTCATCACCTTGGGCATGCGCCTGGTCATCGAAGGCATCCCCATTGCCCTGCGCCCGGTATGGCTGGCGCTGGGCACCTCCACGGTGCTGTACAGCGTGTCGGTGCTGCCGGTGCGGCGCTGGTCGTTCTTCTGCGCAATGGCCATCACCTGGGCCATGCTCAACCCTTTCTACGACACCAATATCGACCTGGACGACCTGGAAGCCGCCATGGTGCTGAGCTACGCAATCTTCCTCAGCGGCCTGGTGATCTACAGCTACCTGCGCCTGCGCCAGACCAAACTGCACAACTACTACATGTCCAAGATGCTGCTGGAACAAGCCTACGTGGACGTGCTGACCGACATCCCCAACCGCCGCTCGTTCATGCTCAAGGCCGAGCGGCAACTCAAGGCCGCCGCACCCGGGCAATACCTGGCGATGATCGACATCGACAACTTCAAGAAGGTCAACGACCGCTTTGGCCATGACGTTGGTGACGAAGTGCTCAAGCGTGTAGCCGTGCACATCCGCGCAGCGATGGCCGGCCAGGAGTTCGCCAGGCTGGGCGGCGAGGAGTTCGCCGTGATCTTTCAGGGCCTGGACCAGCCCGCGGCCGAGCAGCAGGTCAGCGACCTGTGCCAGCGCGTGCGCGAAGACACGGGCGAGCACCCGGTGACCATCAGTATCGGCCTGGCCCATATCAACGACGACGACACCCTGACCATGGCCCTGATCAAGGCCGACCAGGCCCTGTACGAGGCCAAGCACACCGGCAAGGACCGCTACGTGCTGTGGTCTAGCCGGCTGGCAAGCGAATCCTGA
- a CDS encoding efflux RND transporter permease subunit encodes MPQFFIDRPIFAWVVALFILLAGALAIPQLPVAQYPNVAPPQVEIYAVYPGASAATMDESVVSLIEQELNGADNLLYFESQSSLGSATITATFEPGTHPDLAQVDVQNRLKVVESRLPRPVTQQGLQVEKVSTGFLLLGTLTSEDGSLDETALSDILARNVMNEIRRLKGVGKAQLYGSERAMRIWIDPRKLIGFNLTPNDVANAIAAQNAQVAPGSIGDLPARGTQEITANVLVKGQLSTPEEFAAIVLRANPDGSSVTIGDVARVEVGAQEYQYGTRLNGKPATAFAVQLAPGANAMQTATLVREKMEQLAPYFPEGVKWDIPYDTSPFVKVSIQQVINTLFEAMLLVFAVMFLFLQNLRYTLIPTLVVPVALAGTFAVMLAMGFSVNVLTLFGMVLAIGILVDDAIVVVENVERIMAEEGLPPKEATRKAMGQISGAIIGITLVLVAVFLPMAFMKGSVGVIYQQFSVSMAVSILFSAFLALSLTPALCATLLKPVAKGEQHARKGFFGGFNRGFEAVSNGYQRWVMQALRRSGRYLLVYAVLLGVLGYGFSQLPTAFLPTEDQGYTITDVQLPPGASRMRTEHVAAQIEAHNAGEPGVGNTTVILGFSFSGSGQNAALTFTTLKDWSERGGEDSAQSIADRATQAFSQIRDAVAFSVLPPPIDGLGESTGFEFRLQDRGGLGHAALMAARDELLANAGKSKVLANVREASLAESPQVQLEVDRRQANALGVSFADIGEVLNTAVGSNYVNDFPNQGRMQRVVVQAEGDQRSQVEDLLKIHVRNSSGKMVPLGAFVQAKWVSGPVQLTRYNGYPAVSISGEPAAGYSSGEAMAEVERLVAQLPAGAGLEWTGLSLQERLSGSQAPLLMALSLLVVFLCLAALYESWSIPTAVLLVVPLGVLGAVLAVTLRGMPNDVFFKVGLITLIGLSAKNAILIIEFAKSLVDQGVDAVEAAVQAARLRLRPIVMTSLAFILGVVPLAIATGASSASQQAIGTGVIGGMLSATLAVVFVPVFFVVVMRLSKRPPVEQPAGEQA; translated from the coding sequence ATGCCGCAGTTCTTCATCGACCGCCCGATTTTCGCCTGGGTGGTCGCGCTGTTCATCCTGCTGGCCGGTGCGCTGGCCATCCCGCAGCTACCGGTTGCGCAGTACCCCAACGTGGCGCCACCGCAGGTGGAAATCTACGCCGTGTACCCCGGCGCCTCGGCCGCGACCATGGACGAAAGCGTGGTGAGCCTGATCGAGCAGGAGCTCAACGGCGCCGACAATCTGCTGTACTTCGAATCGCAAAGCAGCCTGGGCAGCGCCACCATTACCGCCACCTTCGAGCCGGGCACGCACCCGGACCTGGCCCAGGTGGATGTGCAAAACCGCCTCAAGGTGGTGGAGTCACGCTTGCCGCGCCCGGTGACCCAGCAGGGCTTGCAGGTGGAAAAGGTGTCCACGGGCTTCCTGCTGCTCGGCACCCTCACCTCCGAAGACGGCAGCCTGGATGAAACCGCGTTGTCCGACATTCTGGCGCGCAACGTGATGAACGAAATCCGCCGCCTCAAGGGTGTGGGCAAGGCGCAGCTGTATGGCTCCGAACGCGCCATGCGCATCTGGATCGACCCACGCAAGCTGATTGGCTTCAACCTCACGCCCAACGACGTGGCCAACGCCATCGCCGCGCAGAACGCCCAGGTTGCCCCCGGCAGCATCGGCGACCTGCCCGCACGCGGCACCCAGGAAATCACCGCCAACGTGTTGGTCAAGGGCCAGTTGAGCACGCCCGAAGAATTCGCCGCCATCGTGCTGCGGGCCAACCCGGACGGGTCCAGCGTGACCATCGGTGATGTCGCGCGGGTGGAAGTCGGCGCCCAGGAATACCAATACGGCACACGCCTGAACGGCAAACCGGCCACGGCCTTTGCCGTGCAGCTGGCGCCGGGCGCCAATGCCATGCAAACCGCCACTCTGGTGCGCGAGAAAATGGAGCAACTGGCGCCCTACTTCCCCGAGGGCGTGAAGTGGGACATCCCTTACGACACCTCGCCCTTCGTCAAGGTGTCGATCCAGCAGGTCATCAACACCCTGTTCGAAGCCATGCTGCTGGTGTTTGCGGTGATGTTCCTGTTCCTGCAGAACCTGCGCTACACACTGATCCCGACCCTGGTGGTGCCCGTGGCGCTGGCAGGCACTTTCGCCGTGATGCTGGCCATGGGCTTTTCGGTCAACGTGCTGACGCTGTTCGGCATGGTGCTGGCCATTGGCATCCTGGTGGACGATGCCATCGTGGTGGTGGAGAACGTCGAGCGGATCATGGCCGAGGAAGGCTTGCCGCCTAAAGAGGCTACACGCAAGGCCATGGGCCAGATCAGCGGCGCCATCATCGGCATCACCCTGGTGCTGGTGGCGGTGTTCTTGCCGATGGCCTTCATGAAAGGCTCGGTGGGCGTGATCTACCAGCAGTTTTCGGTGTCCATGGCGGTGTCGATCCTGTTCTCGGCGTTTTTGGCCCTGAGCCTGACCCCGGCCCTGTGCGCCACGCTGCTCAAACCGGTGGCCAAAGGCGAGCAGCACGCCCGCAAAGGCTTTTTCGGCGGTTTCAACCGCGGCTTCGAAGCGGTGAGCAACGGCTACCAGCGCTGGGTGATGCAGGCGCTCAGGCGCAGTGGCCGCTACCTGCTGGTGTACGCGGTGCTGCTGGGCGTGCTGGGTTATGGCTTCAGCCAATTGCCCACCGCCTTCCTGCCCACCGAAGACCAGGGTTACACCATCACCGACGTGCAACTGCCACCGGGTGCCAGCCGCATGCGCACCGAGCACGTGGCGGCGCAGATCGAGGCGCACAACGCCGGGGAACCCGGGGTTGGCAACACCACCGTGATTCTGGGCTTCAGCTTCTCGGGCAGCGGCCAGAACGCTGCCTTGACGTTCACCACGCTCAAGGACTGGTCCGAGCGTGGGGGGGAGGACAGCGCACAGTCCATCGCCGACCGTGCGACCCAGGCCTTCAGCCAGATCAGGGATGCCGTGGCCTTCTCCGTGCTGCCGCCGCCCATCGACGGCTTGGGCGAATCCACCGGTTTCGAGTTCCGTTTGCAGGACCGGGGCGGCCTGGGCCATGCCGCGCTGATGGCCGCCCGCGACGAACTGTTGGCCAACGCCGGCAAGAGCAAGGTGCTGGCCAACGTGCGTGAAGCCTCGCTGGCGGAAAGCCCACAGGTGCAACTGGAAGTCGACCGGCGCCAGGCCAATGCGCTGGGCGTGTCGTTTGCCGATATTGGTGAAGTGCTGAACACCGCGGTGGGCTCCAACTACGTGAACGACTTCCCCAACCAGGGGCGCATGCAGCGGGTGGTGGTGCAGGCCGAGGGTGACCAGCGCAGCCAGGTGGAAGACCTGCTGAAAATCCACGTGCGCAACAGCAGCGGCAAGATGGTGCCATTGGGGGCATTCGTGCAGGCCAAATGGGTCAGCGGCCCGGTACAGCTCACCCGGTACAACGGCTACCCGGCCGTGTCGATCTCCGGCGAGCCGGCGGCCGGCTACAGCTCGGGCGAGGCCATGGCCGAAGTCGAACGGCTGGTGGCCCAGTTGCCCGCGGGTGCAGGCCTTGAATGGACTGGGCTGTCGTTGCAGGAGCGCTTGTCGGGCAGCCAGGCACCGCTGCTGATGGCGCTGTCGCTGCTGGTGGTGTTCCTGTGCCTGGCGGCGCTGTACGAAAGCTGGTCGATCCCCACCGCCGTGTTGCTGGTGGTGCCACTCGGCGTGTTGGGTGCGGTGCTGGCGGTAACCCTGCGCGGCATGCCCAACGATGTGTTCTTCAAGGTCGGCCTGATCACCCTGATCGGCCTGTCGGCGAAAAACGCCATCCTGATCATCG
- a CDS encoding phage receptor, translating into MTPRFTFSLAGLLLCSTALAAPMTDFQRFTSYPFMERSYREAKKDNWAEVERLTRHVLGRVPNNDEARALLVEALAHQRRYKEAQALAEQLEDGPEHANALLELRLTWIEQDPPPASVVESWLASADSMQRVRLWQAYSLSLAKFGGAGKALDWLSQLPPRDDGQVLRLARANFAEQLRNWKETIDQLQPLAAKGQLPPQDWQRLANAYVQQLDEQGLNALLPSAPSAQAANQARLAMANRAIAVGHNQQAQRWLQALPAEQLQQPEHRQQLWELAREGDDAALVMRLSNALQRPCLETVDWLSRHDPDLAREQFKGCPATADSRAHAILKQRLYGDPAPPPQPRTASEWEKRYRQSGDLAALEQATFLLVQQGQHAHARTLLEQAYDRRNGRLTPALLQRLGNLYARTDSPLDTRRALSLVPKVDPDTRAQLLGRLAEAGQCDSVRQAIPATPVEAGQYRALGRCAMPDQPGEAVVYYQAAERLGGPGDRLPLAYALEAAGDSEAALPIWRSLPASAWTDNARLTAARGALNAGDAQAARRYWDAAAHTSADDWALGAAIAQEQGDLQAALGMQRQALAHKPRADHYYAASSTAQLAGDTAQSTAWLAEAVRLAPDQPRYRADYGTRLAGSADKAQRRQSIPYLQQATRDFPEDYRLGETLALRYDEAEDSASARRELRRVLDVEQNLVDGDDEYGSLEARKYRQRRAHEALARRDTVTLASTWSPAGTSTNDKFLDTGERSGTTRRAQSQNVQLAMWDHALGEEPSRNGSTLSVYGRVLFGGQGRNEYAQSMGTGVGLRYKPLGQANLNLYAELYHQRQIDDDQYSGLSLGELLNPSKVGSNWGDLRSHAESSNDLLLRATASFLDQGDWRNDWRVDEDDWNERFLYLDAAWWTRAGDHAWLSRYQQGHAWKLPGSSPQTLMPYGFLEFSSQDPSNDWRQDARAGIGVRWQWWFDDDRYNAYRGTLKVRAEYQQSLGGNLYERANGVLVGAEMSF; encoded by the coding sequence ATGACGCCGCGCTTTACCTTCAGCCTCGCCGGCCTGCTGCTGTGCTCCACGGCCTTGGCCGCGCCCATGACCGACTTCCAGCGCTTTACCAGCTACCCGTTCATGGAGCGCAGCTACCGCGAAGCCAAAAAGGACAACTGGGCCGAGGTGGAACGCCTCACCCGCCATGTACTGGGCCGCGTGCCCAACAATGACGAGGCCCGCGCCCTGCTGGTCGAAGCCCTGGCCCACCAGCGCCGTTACAAAGAAGCGCAAGCCCTGGCCGAACAGCTGGAGGACGGACCGGAACACGCCAACGCGCTGCTGGAGCTGCGCCTGACCTGGATCGAACAGGACCCGCCACCCGCCAGCGTGGTGGAAAGCTGGCTGGCCAGTGCCGACAGCATGCAGCGGGTACGCCTGTGGCAAGCCTACAGCCTGAGCCTGGCCAAGTTCGGCGGTGCGGGCAAGGCGCTGGACTGGCTCAGCCAGCTACCGCCACGTGATGACGGGCAAGTGCTGCGCCTGGCCCGCGCCAACTTCGCCGAACAGCTGCGCAACTGGAAAGAAACCATCGACCAACTGCAACCGCTGGCCGCCAAGGGCCAGTTGCCGCCCCAGGATTGGCAGCGGCTGGCCAACGCCTATGTGCAGCAACTCGACGAACAAGGCCTGAACGCACTGCTGCCCAGCGCCCCCTCGGCGCAAGCCGCCAATCAGGCCCGCCTGGCCATGGCCAACCGGGCGATCGCCGTGGGCCACAACCAGCAGGCCCAACGCTGGCTGCAAGCCCTGCCCGCCGAGCAGCTGCAACAACCCGAGCACCGCCAGCAACTGTGGGAACTGGCCCGTGAAGGGGATGATGCTGCGCTGGTCATGCGCCTGAGCAACGCGCTGCAACGCCCTTGCCTGGAAACAGTCGACTGGCTGTCGCGCCACGACCCGGACCTCGCCCGCGAGCAGTTCAAAGGCTGCCCGGCCACGGCCGACTCGCGCGCCCATGCCATCCTCAAGCAGCGCCTGTACGGCGACCCGGCGCCACCGCCGCAACCGCGCACTGCCAGCGAATGGGAAAAGCGCTACCGCCAGAGCGGTGACCTGGCCGCCCTTGAGCAAGCCACCTTCCTGTTGGTGCAACAGGGCCAGCACGCTCATGCCCGCACGCTGCTGGAACAGGCCTATGACCGCCGTAATGGGCGCCTGACGCCCGCGCTGCTGCAGCGCCTGGGCAACCTCTACGCCCGCACCGACAGCCCGCTGGACACACGGCGCGCACTCAGCCTCGTGCCGAAAGTAGACCCCGATACCCGCGCCCAGTTGCTGGGCCGGCTGGCCGAAGCGGGCCAGTGCGACAGCGTGCGCCAGGCCATCCCGGCCACGCCGGTAGAAGCTGGCCAGTACCGTGCACTCGGCCGCTGCGCCATGCCCGACCAGCCCGGCGAGGCCGTGGTCTACTACCAGGCCGCCGAGCGGCTGGGCGGCCCCGGCGACCGCCTGCCTTTGGCCTACGCCCTTGAAGCCGCTGGCGATTCCGAAGCCGCACTGCCGATCTGGCGCAGCCTGCCCGCCAGCGCCTGGACCGACAACGCCCGGCTGACCGCCGCCCGCGGCGCGCTGAATGCCGGCGATGCCCAGGCCGCGCGGCGCTACTGGGACGCCGCGGCGCACACCAGCGCCGACGACTGGGCACTGGGCGCGGCCATCGCGCAAGAACAGGGTGACCTGCAGGCCGCCTTGGGCATGCAGCGTCAGGCCCTGGCGCACAAGCCGCGTGCCGACCACTACTATGCGGCGTCCAGCACCGCGCAACTGGCCGGGGATACGGCGCAAAGCACCGCCTGGCTGGCCGAAGCCGTACGCCTGGCCCCCGACCAGCCCCGCTACCGCGCCGACTACGGCACGCGCCTGGCCGGCTCAGCCGACAAGGCCCAGCGCCGCCAGTCGATCCCTTACCTGCAACAGGCCACCCGCGACTTCCCCGAAGACTACCGCCTGGGCGAAACCCTCGCCCTGCGCTACGACGAGGCCGAAGACAGTGCCTCGGCCCGCCGCGAGCTGCGCCGCGTGCTCGATGTGGAGCAGAACCTGGTCGACGGCGATGACGAGTACGGCAGCCTGGAAGCACGCAAATACCGCCAGCGCCGCGCCCACGAGGCGCTGGCGCGGCGCGACACCGTCACCCTGGCCAGCACCTGGTCGCCCGCCGGCACCTCCACCAACGACAAGTTTCTCGACACCGGCGAGCGCAGTGGCACCACCCGCCGGGCGCAATCGCAGAACGTGCAGTTGGCCATGTGGGACCATGCCCTGGGTGAAGAACCCAGCCGCAACGGCAGCACCCTCTCGGTGTATGGCCGCGTATTGTTTGGCGGCCAGGGCCGCAACGAGTACGCCCAAAGCATGGGCACCGGCGTGGGCCTGCGTTACAAACCCCTTGGCCAGGCCAACCTCAACCTGTACGCCGAGCTTTACCACCAGCGCCAGATCGACGACGACCAGTACAGCGGCCTGAGCCTGGGCGAGCTGCTTAACCCAAGCAAGGTCGGCAGCAACTGGGGCGACTTGCGCAGCCACGCCGAATCGAGCAACGACCTGTTGCTGCGGGCCACCGCCTCGTTCCTCGACCAAGGCGACTGGCGCAACGACTGGCGCGTGGACGAAGACGACTGGAACGAGCGTTTTTTGTACCTGGACGCTGCCTGGTGGACCCGCGCCGGCGACCACGCGTGGTTATCGCGCTACCAGCAAGGCCATGCCTGGAAGCTGCCGGGCAGCTCACCGCAAACCCTCATGCCTTACGGCTTCCTCGAGTTCTCCAGCCAGGACCCAAGCAACGACTGGCGCCAGGACGCCCGCGCCGGCATCGGCGTGCGCTGGCAATGGTGGTTCGACGACGACCGTTACAACGCCTACCGCGGCACGCTGAAAGTGCGTGCCGAGTACCAGCAATCGCTGGGGGGCAACCTGTATGAGCGCGCCAACGGCGTGCTGGTGGGCGCGGAGATGAGCTTCTGA
- a CDS encoding response regulator transcription factor — translation MPNILLVEDDSALSELIASYLQRNEFHVRVIARGDHVLEAFHQDKPDLVILDLMLPGIDGLQVCRLLRQASLSLPILMLTARDDSHDHVLGLEMGADDYVTKPCEPRVLLARVRTLLRRSSVNEPRLDSDQILIGGLRIDLAERLVSWRGEEVELSSGEYNLLVVLARNAGEVLSRDRILQQLRGIEFNGTDRSVDVAISKLRRKFDDSAGEARKIKTVWGKGYLFSRVEWEC, via the coding sequence ATGCCAAACATCCTCCTGGTAGAAGACGACAGCGCCTTGTCCGAACTCATCGCCAGCTACCTGCAACGTAACGAATTCCATGTCCGGGTGATCGCCCGGGGCGACCATGTGCTGGAGGCCTTCCACCAGGACAAGCCCGACCTGGTCATCCTCGACCTGATGCTGCCCGGCATCGACGGCCTGCAGGTGTGCCGGCTGCTGCGCCAGGCCTCGCTGAGCCTGCCAATCCTGATGCTCACTGCCCGCGATGACAGCCACGACCACGTGCTGGGCCTGGAAATGGGCGCCGACGACTACGTGACCAAACCCTGCGAGCCACGGGTGCTGCTGGCCCGGGTGCGCACCTTGCTGCGGCGCAGCAGCGTCAATGAACCGCGGCTGGACAGCGACCAGATTCTGATCGGTGGCCTGCGCATCGACCTGGCCGAGCGCCTGGTCAGCTGGCGGGGCGAAGAGGTGGAACTGTCCAGCGGCGAATACAACCTGCTGGTGGTGCTGGCGCGCAACGCGGGCGAAGTGCTCAGCCGCGACCGCATCCTGCAGCAGTTGCGCGGCATCGAGTTCAACGGCACTGACCGTTCGGTGGACGTGGCCATTTCCAAGCTGCGCCGCAAGTTCGACGACAGCGCCGGTGAAGCCCGCAAGATCAAGACCGTGTGGGGCAAGGGCTACCTGTTCAGCCGCGTCGAGTGGGAGTGCTGA
- a CDS encoding efflux RND transporter periplasmic adaptor subunit: MPIIPPLRLRPVALLALLALAGCNDATEQAAKPPVPQVRVETLQLQPLAISTELSGRILAPRTAEVRARVAGVVLKRVYREGSDVKQGDVLFLIDPAPFKADHDSARATLAKAQANLYQARLQEQRYRQLVDDKAVSRQEYDNARAAFLQADAAVAEAKAALERARLNLGYATVTAPIAGRIGRALVTEGALVGQNETTPLATIQQLDPIHADITQSTRELNALRRALRAGELQQAGASEARATLIQDDGSAYPLPGKLLFSDISVDPSTNQITLRSEFPNPDLDLLPGSYVRVRLQQAVQPKGLSVPQRAILRDSAGVPKVLVVDAQAQISERPVTLGNALGDRWVVSEGLAPGERVVVEGLQHVKAGDQVQVDASTGNAPIAQHNGQ, translated from the coding sequence ATGCCTATCATTCCCCCCCTTCGCCTGCGCCCCGTTGCGCTCTTGGCGCTGCTGGCACTGGCCGGTTGCAACGACGCCACCGAACAGGCCGCCAAACCACCTGTGCCCCAGGTACGCGTCGAAACCCTGCAACTGCAACCCCTGGCCATCAGCACCGAGCTCAGCGGCCGCATCCTCGCCCCGCGCACCGCCGAAGTGCGCGCCCGGGTGGCCGGTGTGGTGCTCAAGCGGGTCTACCGCGAAGGCAGCGACGTCAAGCAGGGCGATGTGCTGTTCCTGATCGACCCGGCCCCGTTCAAGGCCGACCACGACAGCGCCCGCGCCACGCTGGCCAAGGCCCAGGCCAACCTGTACCAGGCGCGCCTGCAGGAGCAGCGCTACCGCCAGTTGGTGGACGACAAGGCCGTCAGCCGCCAGGAATACGACAACGCCCGGGCTGCTTTCCTGCAAGCGGACGCCGCCGTGGCCGAAGCCAAGGCGGCCCTGGAACGGGCCCGCCTGAACCTCGGCTACGCCACCGTCACCGCCCCCATTGCCGGGCGCATCGGCCGCGCACTGGTGACCGAGGGCGCACTGGTGGGGCAAAACGAAACCACGCCGCTGGCCACCATCCAGCAACTGGACCCGATCCACGCCGACATCACCCAGTCCACCCGCGAGCTGAACGCCCTGCGCCGCGCGCTGCGGGCCGGTGAATTGCAACAGGCCGGTGCCAGCGAGGCCCGCGCCACGCTGATCCAGGACGACGGCAGCGCCTACCCGCTGCCTGGCAAGCTGCTGTTCTCGGACATCAGCGTCGACCCCAGCACCAATCAGATCACCCTGCGCAGCGAATTCCCCAACCCTGACCTCGACCTGCTGCCCGGCAGCTACGTGCGCGTGCGCCTGCAGCAAGCGGTGCAGCCCAAGGGCCTGAGCGTGCCGCAACGGGCAATTCTGCGTGACAGCGCTGGCGTGCCCAAAGTGTTGGTGGTCGATGCCCAGGCCCAAATCAGCGAACGCCCGGTCACCCTGGGCAACGCGCTGGGCGACCGCTGGGTCGTCAGCGAGGGCCTGGCACCCGGCGAGCGCGTGGTGGTCGAAGGCCTGCAGCACGTCAAGGCCGGTGACCAAGTTCAGGTCGACGCCTCCACGGGCAACGCGCCCATCGCCCAGCACAACGGCCAGTGA
- a CDS encoding ATP-binding protein, translating to MLKILVRLYLVIIVAYAGALLLIPDTIVGLFHDRFMAYNLDQAKGVQTLIVRQFRQTPREQWPAVQQDLAKAFAPLELTLQRIDQAGLSTAERARLEHGLFAVRIAEWGYYETVLAPLDDQWLVSLHAPPDPFDINVLSWGVTVLIGAAMLGCLLLWVWPHWRDLERLKETARRLGQGQMAERTHISPHSNIGELAGVFDTMASDLERHVNQQRELLNAVSHELRTPLTRLDFGLVLLFDEVPPTSRKRLLELVGHVRELDELVLELLSYSRLYNADQARERVEVSLLELVDSVLGGFAEELDSRGIQWEVRAEEGLPRFVLDPRLTARAVQNLVRNAMRYCDQSLLLRLRLEADGACLLTVEDDGIGIPAEERERIFQPFYRLDRSRDRSTGGFGLGLAISRRAIEGQGGTLTVAQSALGGAQFRIRLPAG from the coding sequence ATGCTGAAGATCCTGGTGCGCCTGTACCTGGTGATCATCGTTGCCTATGCCGGTGCGTTGCTGTTGATCCCCGACACCATCGTCGGCCTGTTCCATGACCGCTTCATGGCCTACAACCTGGACCAGGCCAAGGGTGTGCAAACCCTGATCGTGCGCCAGTTCAGGCAAACCCCGCGCGAGCAGTGGCCGGCGGTGCAGCAGGACCTGGCCAAGGCGTTCGCGCCGCTCGAACTCACCTTGCAGCGCATCGACCAGGCTGGCTTGAGTACGGCCGAGCGCGCCCGCCTGGAGCACGGTTTGTTCGCGGTGCGGATTGCCGAGTGGGGCTACTACGAAACAGTGCTGGCGCCGCTGGACGATCAATGGTTGGTCAGCCTGCACGCACCGCCGGACCCGTTCGACATCAACGTGCTGTCGTGGGGCGTGACGGTGCTGATCGGCGCCGCCATGCTCGGCTGCCTGCTGCTGTGGGTGTGGCCGCACTGGCGCGACCTGGAGCGCCTGAAGGAAACCGCCCGGCGCCTGGGCCAAGGCCAGATGGCCGAGCGCACGCACATTTCGCCGCATTCTAACATCGGCGAGCTGGCGGGGGTGTTCGACACCATGGCCAGCGACCTGGAGCGCCACGTCAACCAGCAGCGCGAACTGCTCAATGCGGTGTCCCACGAGCTGCGCACGCCGCTCACCCGCCTGGACTTCGGCCTGGTGCTGCTGTTTGACGAGGTGCCGCCCACCAGCCGCAAACGCCTGCTGGAACTGGTCGGCCATGTGCGCGAACTGGACGAACTGGTGCTCGAGTTGCTGTCCTACAGCCGGTTGTACAATGCTGACCAGGCGCGTGAGCGGGTGGAAGTGTCGTTGCTGGAGCTGGTCGACAGCGTGCTGGGTGGCTTCGCCGAAGAACTCGACAGCCGCGGCATCCAGTGGGAGGTACGCGCCGAAGAAGGCCTGCCGCGCTTTGTACTCGACCCGCGGCTGACTGCCCGGGCGGTGCAGAACCTGGTGCGCAACGCCATGCGCTATTGCGACCAGAGCCTGCTGCTGCGTTTGCGTCTGGAAGCGGACGGCGCGTGCCTGCTGACCGTCGAGGATGACGGCATCGGCATTCCGGCCGAAGAGCGGGAGCGGATCTTCCAGCCGTTCTACCGCCTGGACCGCAGCCGCGACCGCAGCACCGGCGGCTTTGGACTGGGCCTGGCGATCAGCCGGCGGGCGATCGAGGGGCAGGGCGGCACCCTGACGGTGGCGCAGTCGGCCTTGGGCGGCGCGCAGTTCAGGATTCGCTTGCCAGCCGGCTAG
- a CDS encoding DUF4434 family protein, translated as MRKLLAICMLALCLPALADQRLFYQPLNRDAALTPVQWQQLWRATVAQGGKTLIVQWSAYGDSDFGGAQGWLANSLRQAHAQGLELVLGLYMDPAYYTRIDELDSDGLSNYWKAQLGRSLGQYQKVREGWQLPVAGWYLPMELDDHHFRDASRRQALYSQLQAFNRQLDKPLHISAFSAGKLAPRVNAGWLEQLAGLGLKVWWQDGAGTGRLPALVRQGYEQALPCQVGVVREAFRQVSAPGQAFRAEPAAPALHGGCHEEAVFALRYRPWARGLLPLN; from the coding sequence ATGCGTAAATTACTGGCAATCTGCATGCTCGCCCTGTGCCTGCCGGCCCTGGCGGACCAGCGCCTGTTCTACCAACCGCTCAACCGCGACGCGGCCCTGACGCCCGTCCAATGGCAACAGCTATGGCGGGCGACCGTGGCACAAGGCGGCAAAACCCTGATCGTGCAATGGAGCGCCTACGGCGACAGCGACTTCGGCGGCGCCCAGGGCTGGCTGGCCAACAGCCTGCGCCAAGCGCACGCACAGGGCCTGGAGCTGGTGCTGGGGTTGTACATGGACCCGGCTTACTACACCCGCATCGACGAACTCGACAGCGATGGCCTGAGCAATTACTGGAAGGCGCAATTGGGCCGTTCGCTCGGCCAGTACCAGAAGGTGCGCGAGGGGTGGCAGTTACCCGTGGCTGGCTGGTACCTGCCCATGGAGCTGGACGACCATCATTTTCGCGATGCCAGCCGCCGTCAGGCGCTGTATAGCCAGTTGCAGGCGTTTAACCGGCAGCTGGACAAACCGCTGCACATCAGTGCGTTCAGTGCCGGCAAGCTGGCTCCGCGGGTCAATGCCGGGTGGCTGGAACAGTTGGCAGGCCTGGGCCTGAAGGTGTGGTGGCAGGATGGCGCCGGCACCGGCCGGCTGCCGGCCCTGGTGCGTCAAGGGTATGAGCAGGCGCTGCCTTGCCAAGTAGGGGTGGTACGCGAGGCGTTTCGGCAGGTAAGCGCGCCGGGGCAAGCGTTCCGGGCGGAGCCTGCGGCGCCGGCATTGCATGGCGGGTGCCATGAGGAAGCAGTGTTTGCCCTGAGGTACCGGCCGTGGGCACGAGGGTTGCTGCCCCTGAATTGA